The genome window TAAGCATCACTATAACAGGCCAAAGCAATGGGCCTGATGCAGTGTCTCAATAAATCGAGGAGGTTTTTATGCAAAAAGCGAAATTAAAAACCATGATTGTTATAGGGCTTCTTGTTGGCCTCGCTCTTTCCATTCATGTTGCAGAGGCACAGATTCCCATGATTTTTCCGGGAGTCAAGCTGGGGCTTGCCAATATAATTACTCTTATTGCCTTGCAGCTGTATGGATGGAAAGAAGCATTAATGGTTACGCTGCTCCGCATAGGGTTGGGAGCCTTTTTCAGCGGGAATGCCATCTCTTTTCTTTGTAGCTTTACTGGAGGTCTTCTGAGTTGCTTGCTCATGATTGAGCTAGATCGTCATTTTAGAGAATCTCTTACATTACCATATATCAGCATTGCAGGTGCTGTTACCCATAACATCGGGCAAATTATTGTCATAATGTTTATTATTCAAAATGTGCATATTCTTCTTTACTTGCCCGTTCTTCTTGTTTCAGGAACAATTACGGGTTACTGCACGGGATTTATTGCTTTGCTCCTTACAAACCGAATAAAAAAAATCCCGGGAATTTTTTAACACCCC of Aminobacterium sp. MB27-C1 contains these proteins:
- a CDS encoding Gx transporter family protein; the encoded protein is MQKAKLKTMIVIGLLVGLALSIHVAEAQIPMIFPGVKLGLANIITLIALQLYGWKEALMVTLLRIGLGAFFSGNAISFLCSFTGGLLSCLLMIELDRHFRESLTLPYISIAGAVTHNIGQIIVIMFIIQNVHILLYLPVLLVSGTITGYCTGFIALLLTNRIKKIPGIF